Below is a genomic region from Streptomyces sp. NBC_00461.
AGGTCCATGCGGCGGCCCTCCTCGCGCAGAAGGGGCAGCCCCCGGGTGCCGTTGAGCAGGTCGAGGAAGCTGCCCGTCGCCGTGTCCATCGGACCGAGTGTCAGCGCGTGCGCCGGTGTCATTCCGAACTGCACGGTGTTGAGGTCGCGCCAGCCGCGCCTGAGCGCGGGCTTCATCACCGGAGCAACCGGAACAACTGGAACATCTGGAACAGCTGGAACGAGCGGAACCATTGGATCCATGACAGGCCCCCGTATGCCTTCGTTGAACATCCCCGTTCGCCGGTGGAAGTCGGTCGGTGACCCGCGTCGATGGTCGGTCGACGGTGGGCCGTGGCTGCCCCGGCGAGAACCAGCATGCCCAAACCGGGCGAGGCGTGCGGAAAGTTGTCCACAAGCTGCGAGGATTCGTCGTACAAATCGAGCGCGCGGTGGGCGATCGGCGCGGAACCGTCCCGGAGTCGGGACTTCACCCGTGTGCAGCGGGTAACGTCGGGGCGTGCCCGCCGACCCACTGCAGAGCGCCGGAACGCCACAGCGTAGAACGACGAGCCAGCCGCCGAGCGGCTCGGTGGCGAGCGCGATCGAGGTCCGCAGGAGTTCCCGTCGACGCCGGACGGTCTCCGCGTACCGCGAGGGCGATCGCACCGTCGTACTCATCCCTGCTCGGATGTCCGAGGCGGAGGAGCAGCGCTGGGTGACCGTCATGCTCGACAAGCTGGCCGCGCAGGAGAGCAAACGGCTCCTCGGCGACGACGAGCTGGCCGGGCGCGCGGAGCGGCTGTCGGTCCAGTACTTCGAGGGCCGCGCCCGGCCCGCCTCGGTGCGCTGGGTCACCAACCAGAACACGCGCTGGGGTTCGTGCACCCCGTCGGAAGGCAGCATCCGGCTGTCGCACCGGCTGCAGGGGATGCCCGAGTACGTCGTCGACTACGTCCTGCTCCATGAGCTGGCACATTTGCTCGTGCCCGGACACGGTCCCCGTTTCTGGCGGCTGCTGGAGGCGTATCCGCGCACCGAGCGGGCCCGGGGCTACCTCGAAGGGGTGGTCGCCGCCGAACGGCTGCCGCATCTGCCGGGTGCTCGCGGGGAGTGACGGCCACCTGGGCGCGATGGTTGTGTACCGGGTGTGTACCGACTTCATCCGGTGTCCGAGTTTGCCGTTAGCCTGGCGCGACGCAATCGCATTCGGGATGGGGGACG
It encodes:
- a CDS encoding M48 metallopeptidase family protein, with the protein product MPADPLQSAGTPQRRTTSQPPSGSVASAIEVRRSSRRRRTVSAYREGDRTVVLIPARMSEAEEQRWVTVMLDKLAAQESKRLLGDDELAGRAERLSVQYFEGRARPASVRWVTNQNTRWGSCTPSEGSIRLSHRLQGMPEYVVDYVLLHELAHLLVPGHGPRFWRLLEAYPRTERARGYLEGVVAAERLPHLPGARGE